A single genomic interval of Bos javanicus breed banteng chromosome 8, ARS-OSU_banteng_1.0, whole genome shotgun sequence harbors:
- the LOC133252955 gene encoding uncharacterized protein LOC133252955, with the protein MSGLRRYEVALEAEEEIYWGCFYFFPWLRMWRRERSSAHPREQKLEPLRGLMSCLSSGLGTAPQRSGRSLPRRTPAATTQPAGALKI; encoded by the exons ATGTCGGGATTGAGGAGATACGAGGTGGCGCTGGAGGCGGAGGAGGA GATCTACTGGggctgcttctactttttcccctggCTGCGCATGTGGCGAAGGGAGCGGAG CTCGGCGCACCCTCGGGAGCAGAAGCTGGAGCCTCTGCGGGGCCTGATGAGCTGTCTGTCAAGTGGCCTGGGCACTGCTCCCCAGCGCTCCGGCCGCAGCCTCCCCCGCCGCACCCCCGCCGCCACTACTCAGCCAGCCGGTGCATTAAAGATTTAA